From Micropterus dolomieu isolate WLL.071019.BEF.003 ecotype Adirondacks linkage group LG06, ASM2129224v1, whole genome shotgun sequence:
TGTAGCAAATGTGACGCCTATTTTATTAACAGCATTAGAATACTTCATCACCTCAGCCCTTGATAATTCAGGGAGAACAAGCTGTTTACCGCCTTCAGACTGACACATTATACCTGTTCATCATAGAATAGCATAATGCTGCAATGGTGGTGACTGGTTGATAAAAGAGACCTAGTACGTAACATAACAGAATGAACTAACCCTGGCTCTTCAAACACTGTAGGGGATATGGACTCTTTTGCCTTAGATCTAGTGAAAACTGCACACAACTTATTCCTGAATAGTAGAATAggcaaattatttttattatttattattacaaatTACTTGAACCAACCACCTAATTGCTAAATATATTCAGTGTAAATGTGTGGCACATATGACATGTATAGATAATTGCCCACTTACtagtgtgttattttatgttttatagtATTAACAGACTAGTTAAAAGAAATGAGATCACTGTGGGTATATAAGCTGTGGGCTTGTGCTGCGTTCTTCATTTGGCAGTTAAcacaagaaaaaagtaaaacaactgAGGACTAGCCAACTCACTTAGTTTACTTTTGTACATAACAGCCTATGCTATGTTTATCTGTTATCTTATGATTTTAAATGGAAATGGTTATTACTGTATTTTGATATATTGAGATTTTAAGATCaaactttgattttttttacaatagtTATTGTTTCTATTGTCTTTCGTATTGTTCCAACTAAGTTCATTTGGCAttaacacaagaaaaaaagtaaaacaactgaggtttttcatttattctttcagagtaaatcatttttaaaatatctcaacCCTTGAGTCAACTTGCATATGCAGGATTTGGTGCTGTTTTGCAATGACACTCTTTTTGTCGTGTGTAATAAATCCAGCAAGCCCTTTTCTTTACAGCGGCTTCACTGCCCCTCCCTAATAGCCCATACCATGTCTtcgctttctgcaattggtgttttcctcttgtttcctgttttcccCAGCCCCCATCCCTATTCTCttggtgttgtcctttctctgtggaaTCTGATTGTAGGTCAGCTCAGCCTCTGACTGAACGCCGAACTCACCAGGAATtccatgttttttgttatttcccTCTTTCATCTCTCCTTTTTATCCTCTGTATGTTTATATGAAGCAgattcattaaataaaatacattgtcCAGCTGTACAATAGCACAGTGGATCTTTTTTTCACTCAAGCCCTTGATCATAAGATGAGCAGAGAAATAAGTTAAAAGAGAAAATCAGAAAAGAGTTATGAAGAGAATTTCGGCATGTTTCACCATAACGCTGGATTACAACAAAATGGCTCTTCAAGAGCTCCTCTGGGTTTTGCAAATCAAAAGCCCACCATTTGACCTAAACACTAGAGTAACAGCTTTAATATTGGcttgagaaataaaaaaaaagacaagcaaATATCAGTTTGCacaaacatatatttaaatgcATGTTTCCAAACTAAGTCAGCATGGGTCTCTTAAATAAGTCCCCCTGGCTCTTGTAAGGTACACATTGGAACTGGTTTTGTTTCATGGCTTTAGGACAGTATACATATTCACATTAGGAATAgacaggaaaagcagcaaatatcaGTTTGCAGtacttcatccatccatccatccatccatccatccatcttcaaccgcttatcctgcgtacagggttgcggggggctggagcctatcccagctgacatcgggcgcaaggcagggtacaccctggacaggttgccagaaCATCGCGGGCCAGTTTGTAGtacttcatccatccatccatccatccatcttcaaccgcttatcctgcgtacagggtcgcggggggctggagccaatcccagctgacatcgggcgcaaggcagggtataccctggacaggttgccagtccatcgcagggccagtTTGCAGTACTTCTGAAATATAATTGAAACACACAGTGGCTAAAGTTCTTGATGTTGAGATGaacagacagagaagaagaaaaacagaaaatgagaagAGGGCTGGAGAGAGAGGACAGTGGGCCAGTAAAACAGAATATATTCTGGTTGTTGCAGGAAATGTGGTCGGCCTGGGCAACGTGTGGAGATTTCCTTACCTCTGCTACAAGAACGGTGGAGGTGAATCCTTCAAGCTGTTTTAGAAGAGATGCATTATTCTGACTGTAGTGAACTGAAATAATGTTTGGTTGTATTAATGATTTCTGTGTGAAAAGATGTCACTTAGGCTAATTAATATGTAATTTCCATGAGCATACATGtctctgtatttactgtataggTGCCTTTCTGGTGCCATATGGTCTGTTAGCCGTAGTATGTGGGATACCTCTGTTCCTACTGGAGACCTCAGTTGGTCAGTACACCCAGGAAGGATTCATCACCAGCTGGAGGAAAATTTGTCCACTGGCACAAGGTGAGTTGATATGAGTTGAACTAAAATGTGCTGTCAAAAGAAAGAGATAAAAAGCCAATGTAGTTTatacaataaattaatattttcttcaaAGATTATTCAAGCTGTTTTGCCAGTATTTAATGTCTAATCAGGTTCTGTTTTTTTAACTGTGGTTTGTATTTCTACTGTAGGAATAGGATTTGGACAGCTGACGATTTCACTTTGTTTCTTCATCTACGTTTTAATTGAAGCTTGGGCTCTGTTCTACTTGGTGTTCTCATTCAGATCCCAGCTTCCCTGGGCCCACTGTGAGAACACCTGGAATACAGGTGAGGCTATTGAATCTACTTTAAGTTGTTAAAGCTTGGAGAAAACATTAGCCAGTGTCTAACTCCATAGCCACAAAATTTGACCTAAAACCCAGTGGTCAATTATGCTAAACATTGGTTGTGGATCACTAAAATGATAAGCCACCAGGTTGCCAGtttaaaacacataaatacaccTTCACATCAACTTTACAGTTTAAAACCTTCAATTCACTTAACCTCAATGAAATTCTTGTTTGTCCCCAAACCAGCTAACTGCCTTGCTCTTCAGACTTTCAATTCATCTGTCTGATCTTTTTCTTCAAGTGAACCATAATGAAATGTAAAGTAGTGTATCAGTATTTCACTTTTGATGCATTAATGCCATgatttcttttaatgttttcatgcttcATTCACATTAGGAATGATTTCGGTTTTTCACTTTTCCTGGTTCTTTGAAATTAAAGCTTTCTAAAGGTTGAAGTACTCACAGAACAAGAACTCTGGTGTTCAAAAACATTTGTCTAAGATAATTGACTATTAACATTTGCATAACCTCACATTTTGTTGGACATTTGCAAAATTGGCAACAGCTATAGTGATTCAGTATAATTTCAAACTATCAATAACTAAAACAAGTGATGTTTCTACATATGACTCTGCAAATCCCAACCTCACACATCCTTTTCCAGCACTTTGTGTTACATCATGGGTACCTTGTAAATTTCTCCTCAGACGGCGGGTGCTGGCCATGTCTAGAGGCATTGAGGATCTGGGCAGTGTGAGGTGGGATCTGGCTTTGTGTCTTCTGGCCTGCTGGGTGTTCTGCTACTTCAGTATCTGGAAAGGTGTCAGATCTTCTGGAAAGGTCCTGGCGAAACTCTCTTCTCTTTATCTACGCATATAATCATCAGCAACCTATAGTCATTACTTCTTTCAGTGTGCAAACTATACCATAGCTTTCGGGGGAGCTCAGTTTTGGTGTATGTGTGGGGGGGCAGgcatagtaataataataataataatgaaaataagttattattattattattatgtagccattttgctacaattactcTTGACAcgacagctgcagctgagttTGTGACTTGACCTTTCTTTATtctgtgagagggaagaatttagaaaagTTGCGTGACGTGCAGAAGTACATGTATCATgcataatattcatccagccagagggaacgatcacaaaCCGTTCACAGCGTGTCGGTCATACTAGCGACATAACCCGTACCGGCCCGCTGTGTATACTATATctcattccctctggctggatgaagtctgaagCGCCGGATTTTACGcatggatccatgatgatagagaaatatagaaattaatggcaataaagcatgctgtcaatattttagagactacccaaaatatcacaaatcatgtttttaagaGAGCTGACGTCTTATTGaggggagctaagctcccccgtagttcgcgCAGTGACATCTTTAACAATTTCCTTTTCATTAAAGGTTGCATATTTTACGGCCACATTCCCCTACGTAATGCTCCTGATCCTACTCATCAGAGGCCTGACTCTACCTGGAGCTTGGGAAGGGATCTACTACTACCTGTATCCAGACCTGAAGCGCCTGGCTAACCTTGAGGTGGCATTTTTATTTGAACCCAATTTTAGAATTCCCTGGGCATTAAAAAAGAGGAATAAGTCATTTGATGCATCTCACTGACAGGCCAACATTCTGTTGTGGGATCTTAATATAATCCTTCCATTGTGCTATCATCCATTCTGAATCTGACCTATATTTTCTGATGTTACAGGTGTGGATAGAAGCAGGAtctcaaatatttttctcctaCAGCCTAAATGCAGGGACTGTAAATGTCCTAGGCAGCTATAATGactacaacaacaactgttATAAGTAAGTGTCAGATATCACAGCTTTGATATTGTACTGTGTTTGAAGGTTTATCCAGATAGGGTTGTAATAGCAGCAGGCTAAATGGGGTAGTGCAGATAGTCCTCTCCCCAGTAACACTTTCTAGCTCCTCCTGGGGGATCACAAGGTGTTCCCAGGCCAGATGTGTTATGTAATCCCTCCAGCGAGTGCTGGGTCTACCCCAGAGTCTCCTCCCTTATTAGATGCCCGAACCActtcaactggctcctttcaatgCTACCACTGGAGGTCAGTGCTCCACACCATTAACTTATTTAGGcttggacttggttgaagatactagaagacgtctTCTagaaccaagtccagttgcccttgacctcaaccttcgttggacaaCAGTCTGAACCTTTCTCTGAGCAACTCTCAGTCTCTCTGGGGCTTGTGAGCACCCCCACACCCATCTGGCACCTCTCACCCTGGCCAACTCCGGAGATGGAGAGAGTCCAGCCCCTTTTCAGGAGTTTGGTTCCTGGACCAGTGCAATGCATAGAGGTGAGCACAACTATATCTAGTTGGTTCTGCTTCACCTCCCATACCAGCTCTTGGTCCTTCCCTGCCAAAGAGGTAGCATTCACATCCCTAGGACCAGTCTGCCATGCTAAGAGCCAGTGTGCCTGGGTCCCTGCCTTTGCCTGCCACTCATCTTGCAAAGCACACGGCCCCAATGGCTATACCTGCAcgtcaaaataaaagacaatatATTAAAGACACACTTACTTCCTTGCTCTTTTTGACAAGGGTCTACTGTCTTTCTGTGACTCATAGGGACTGCTTTTGGCTCTGTCTGCTGAACAGTGGGACCAGTTTTGTTGCTGGATTTGTCGTCTTCTCAGTACTTGGATTCATGGCTCAGAAACAGGGTGTTACAGTGGACAATGTGGTTGAGTCaggtacagtatatacaaaGATGtcatcaaattaaatgtttaagatCTTAGTAAATAGTCCAAACCTGAATACAATGCTCTAACATAACTAAGTATGTAGCATATGTATGTATGGAGTATCAACTTTTGCCTCGTTCACTTCACAGGTCCAGGTTTGGCCTTCATTGCTTACCCTCAGGCAACAGCTATGATGCCTTTGCCACAGTTTTGGAGTGTCTGCTTCTTCCTGATGCTCATTCTGCTGACAGTTGATACAAATGTAATAACATCTGTCACATAACCAATTGACAAATAGTAGACTTGCTTCAGACACaaataaaattgtttgtttattttaccgGTCCCCAGTTTGTTATTGTGGAGAGTGTTATCACCACAGTGAGCGACATGTTTCCGAAGTTGTTTCGTGCACCAGTGAGGCATGAGATCTTTGTCCTCATCATCTGTATATCCAGCTTCCTCATACAGCTTACCTTGGTTACGgaggtaaacaaaaacaattacatgaaaCTTTCNNNNNNNNNNNNNNNNNNNNNNNNNNNNNNNNNNNNNNNNNNNNNNNNNNNNNNNNNNNNNNNNNNNNNNNNNNNNNNNNNNNNNNNNNNNNNNNNNNNNAATGAATTGACAGTGactattgattattaaaatgttgattaacgGGGCCAACTGGGCAATAAGTAAATATGAAGAATCGCATATTCAGTCAAGTCATAGTATGAATAGTATTTTACCTTTGAGAATGAATTAAAGTTAACCCGGGTcaccagtttgaatgggcctgacgGAGCTGATCACATTAATatcagccagtacgagcacagcaagagatgtacagccagcatcagatacaagcaccTCAGACTCTAATGGAAttgttgctgctccaccaaattGAGGTCCATTCAGACCAGCTTTCGAGGAGGTTTTCTTTCAGGCTTATTACATATAGACTTAAAAGAGtgaggattgtagtgagagcactacggtgtcaggtgtgactgtacAGTAGtagcaaattgtttacatggctcagaGTCAGGTAGGAGGGCCCCAGGGAAGTCAGGACCAGCTCTGCTTGTAAAGTCACTTTAACTAGACATTTCAGTTGTCATATAAGCGTCTGGTAATCAGTGTACTGTAGCTGAGATATCAGTGATAACAAGCTCAAAGTTTTGGATGCGATACGCAACGATTGCGGCTCGGCCAACTCCAGTTACCTGTATCATGTCAGCAGCCCAGCTGACTCCTGGACCTGCTGTTGAGCCACAGCAGCTGATCAACTCCGCTCTACTGCAGCTACCCCTGAACTCTGCTCTGGTTGTGCCTTTTTTACGTCAGTCCCTTTAACCTGTTGAACTATAGCTGCCCCCTGGTCACGCTGGGTGGCATCCATCCACCTCCGTTGTCCCCTTTGATGCTGCAGCTCCACTCCAACTTTACTCCCCCGACTCTGCTGAACCGCTGCTTCCCCCGGATTCTGCTGAACAGGTTTCACCTGGGCTACTGCTGACCCCAGTCTTGGAGTAACTGCAGTTTTCCAGGTTGTCCAGTTGCTGGTTTCCAGcccagctgtcctgtcagtgaCCTCCAGTCCTCCTGTCCTGTCG
This genomic window contains:
- the LOC123972428 gene encoding sodium- and chloride-dependent GABA transporter 3-like; the encoded protein is MNRQRRRKTENEKRAGERGQWASKTEYILVVAGNVVGLGNVWRFPYLCYKNGGGAFLVPYGLLAVVCGIPLFLLETSVGQYTQEGFITSWRKICPLAQGIGFGQLTISLCFFIYVLIEAWALFYLVFSFRSQLPWAHCENTWNTGEAIEYDSANPNLTHPFPALCVTSWVPCKFLLRRRVLAMSRGIEDLGSVRWDLALCLLACWVFCYFSIWKGVRSSGKVAYFTATFPYVMLLILLIRGLTLPGAWEGIYYYLYPDLKRLANLEVWIEAGSQIFFSYSLNAGTVNVLGSYNDYNNNCYKDCFWLCLLNSGTSFVAGFVVFSVLGFMAQKQGVTVDNVVESGPGLAFIAYPQATAMMPLPQFWSVCFFLMLILLTVDTNFVIVESVITTVSDMFPKLFRAPVRHEIFVLIICISSFLIQLTLVTELHSNFTPPTLLNRCFPRILLNRFHLGYC